The region tattaataatgaaattgatatagtaaaatatataaacgtaAATTTAAGATAGCCAGAAACAAAATGTGatggaataaaaatatagaagaaaATTTCCACCCACAGGATGTAATTTAATTATCTGGCAAAATATCCCTTAAAAGTCATAGAAATTGATTAGTGTTTATAAACCGCTATCAACTGAGTCCCATGCTGTCCAATAATGgagaatattttaaagtttctttTTTGAgggtgaatattttaaatagccTGGTGGAGAGATAACAGCAATtccttcatatttttttttttgttaaatatgttgtAGGGGTACACTAAATTAATTCCACAAGATAACTAAGGGTTCGGCCATTTTGGGAAAATATGAGAGCTAAATtgttaagaaaattaattatgcATGCTAATTTGAGGGCAGCTGTTGTACGCACAATAGGAATtacaacatattttaattttgcgaGGTCTACTATCAACCTGGAAGTAGCAGAAAAACATTATCAAATTTGTAGTATAATTTGGAGTTGTTAAGAAAATTATGTATCAATCAGGCAGTCCTTACAACTGTTAACTACTAAATAAAGAATTCGCACAGGCACATAAAATCAgcagttataaaaattattgagtttGGGGAATACACTCATTATTATTTCTTCTATATTAATTccaatttatttcataaaacttatatttatattattaatagaagctaatatttaaaacagtaaacaataaaaatcttTTGTCATCATACAATTTGAGATAACAAAATGTGCTAATTATTATTCTTGTATACAAATTCTATTGTATTTGTTTTGACTTTAGTGTTAAAGGCTAATATTTAAAACTACAAAACATgctatgaaaaacaaaattttagtcCATGTAAATACTTACCTTggggaaaataataataaaaaaaaaggaaaaaaaatcttgaacatgttagataaagacaaaaagcaAACATACGACTTAATGATGTACTTCAAGTATAGCTTCCTTTCCCTCTCCGCAAACCAATCCATGAGGTATCCAGCCATCAGTGGTGCAGTCTTGTACAAAATGAACAACCTGTGCAAATTGCCTGTCGCCCAGGCATACCTTGTATTCAATGCATGCTTTATGCATTCATTCTCTTTCTCTTTTTTTGTAAGGAATTTAAATATTGTGCTGAGATCTGAGggtaaacaaaaatatcaaattaaaaatgaaatgcagAGTAAGTTGTTcaatattgataatttatagTCTTGACAATTCTTCAACTATTCAAGAGCTGACagatattatcatcatcatttcagccggaagaaatccactgctggacaaaggcctccatcAAAGATCGTGATGACAATAGGtcctgagctgccctcatccaacctattccggcaatcttgaccagatcgtcaatCCATCGTGAGTTATTgtaaaactgaagtggcagtgggcagggcacatagctcgacagacAAAAAGTCGACCAAGTACCGggtgtagtgttggtaggccccacaagatgacagatatattattaatcattttgTTACTGACCTAGAGTATTTCTGGTGTATATAAAATACAGTATTCTGTAGGCTGTGAACTCTGCCTCATTCTCTTTACAATCGGGTAATTCAGAATAAAGCATTTTTAGCTGAGTCTGACACTGGTTGAATTCTTCATGGTCACCTCTCTCTAAAGCTATTCGAGCATGAGTTTCATACACTTCTACAGTAAACCTGTCTCTTATTCCTTGTACCTGCGGCAATAATTCCATTTAAAACATTGGGTCTAAGTCAAGCATTATCACTAACATGATACCTAAACCAAAAGCATACCAATTTTTTTCCATACCAATGCTGTGAAGCTATTAATGTACATTAATAGCTTCACGGCAttgcattattgtattttgactTGCAATATCATATGTATGTCATAAATCCTATGTCTCCAAAGTGATGGCCTCATTTGTGATGCCACTAAGAATTTgggtttttattttagttttattattttcagaaaacttacagctaggttatTAACAAGCAGGTAGTATATAATTAAGTACAGaagaaaaattacaaattttcactaatagttatactaataagattaaaaattaaattatagaagTGAAACCGTTATTCAATTCAGAGTAATGAATCAAACAAAACAGATATTATAAACCTTCAAtgaaaaataagaaagaaaaccTTCAAAGTCATAAGGACATGGAAACTTTTAGGCTTCacatatttgaaatttgttaacatttttagGTTTAAGTGTTTaaacagaaaatattatatcattgtggttatataaattaatcaaGTTTTTCTATGATTAACCTTGGCTCACAttcttcagaccaaaacatacCACTTCATGGCAAAATAAGAGTGGTActcaaaaatattgaaaaacacTAATTGTATGTACCTATTGCTTCTCTGCTTATTCCAGATTCACCTCCTACTGTCATTGGTAAaatagaaaacattttttttttcttttacttaCTGTTAAATCCTGTCTTATTGATTTCAGTTGATCACATGCATATCTATAATCTTGCTTGTCAATCCATTTATCTTtcacatttcttaatgaagtTCTCAGAACCGAAACAGGCCGAACCTCACAAGCTTCTGGTGCCCTTGTTAACCTCAAAAAAGATTTCTCAATATCAAAGCATGTGCCTACTATGTGCATGTTATGTAGGCCATAGTCACCTTCCACATCTTGTATGATTGGTCTCCGTGGGCTGAGGTCACTATGTCTACTAACTTGTATTGAACTAGCAATAGTTGGCACATGAGAACTATTAAATCTTTCAGCTCGCTTTTGCAGTTTTTCTGCATTACCTGGCACATCATCAACATTAAATTGATTATAAGCTACTTTTTTACTCTTTTTTTGATATTTCTCAGGTTTTTTATGATCTAAAGACAATCTATCCTTAACTTTTTGTctacttttactttttaatgacTTTTTCTCTTCGTTTTCATCCCCAGAAGCAGATGAGGTGCTGAAAcaataaatcaatcaatttaaataatacattagaTTAATAGATTAGAAAATTAAATACACAGTTTAAAACACTCACCTATGCCTTTTCTTTGTAGGACTTCGAGATCTAGATTTACTTCGTGAGTGTTGCCGTCTTCTTCTTTGGCTACTTGTCCTATGTGCACTGAATGCTTTAGCAGCTAATAGTtgctttaatttattattctgtGGGCTTTCATCCTTTTGATATAATGATAAAGACCCCTGGACAGGTTTAACCTGTAAATTATTTCTTTCACTATGTACACTTGGTATTGGTTCCTCATCCCAATTTCTGGTCCAAATCTCATCTTTGTTAGCAGCAGCTATAATGCGCCCCTTTAAGCATATGTCAATTTGATCACGATCAAAAGTTGTTTTACATTTTTCATAACACCGTTTTATATATCTCTCTAGACTATCAGGCCAAGTACCAGCTGATGTTTGAATGGATGATTGAATTAAGAAATTTGTAGTGTcttcatttaatttcaattcaGACTGTTGTTCCTCAACATTTCTGTTTGGTTCATCTGAGGGTTCTGGAATGTCTTCTGTGGCAATTGGAGGAGGTAGTGGGACATCCAATGGCAGAGGAGGTGGTGGAGGTGGTTTTGGCAAATCATCAGGAGGAGGACATGGTGGTAGTGGAGGAGGAAGACTCGGCAGTGGAGGCAATGTTGAATAATCGTCCACATTAGAATTATCACCCTTTTTACGTTTTTTCTTGTTACTCGTAGCATTAGATAATAGGGGATTCTCGTTGGCAGGTAAAGGCGCAGATTTACGATTATTGTTGAGATTGAAGCGTATTGGCGATTGATTGACAAACGGCCTATTACTGGAATCAAGTGTAGGCATGGTACCTAACAAAGGAGGAGGTTTGGAGAATTGAGGTTGACCAAACTCATTTGTAGCTTCGTCCTTTTGGAACTGATGCATCGCATTCGGGAATCCGGAATTGTTCCCCAAATGTGGAAAATACTGTTGTTGATTGTAAAATTGAGGATACATTCCACCTTGATATCCAtgataattgttataaaatccATACAACCATGGATTGTTGTTACAGGGCAAACCGCTCATACTTTGAATTGGCGGTTCCTTAGATCTATTTTCAGACATTATAGAAAACCTAAAAACTAGAATATTATAACTGGTACATTTaccaaaaacaaaatggcgtcgaCCGTCGACACAAATACAAATCCCTGTCGCGACGTCCGCTTTCTTGAACACtccaataaaaatttaagatataTTCCAatgattgttttaaaaatactttaatggtagttatatattagatgattgCTCAACACAAACTTAAATTACTATGCGCGAAAACAGCTATCGATTGGTATTGGTATGAACTGAATCATGAGAACgccattttattttcaataatgaGGTCaccaaagagattttttttttttggttctgttcgtccatctggacaggcaaaggggtcaaaagcccatacagccaagtcttcatttttatttttctattcttcacgttacacagcttgttcaaagtcaagctaAGTCCTTAAatcatcttcatcttcaaaaaatatgtagtacaatttcacataaaagtagtatttcgtgttcttcatgtttcattttcttcatatacatataggttcgcatgaaaggccgaagccaagtattttattgataatattcttgttccaaTGAAGATCAAGCAAGAAGCAAGAAAATAAGGGGCTaacccttatttttaataataaacttttatgatataatactaaaatataaatctcatatacgttataagaaatatattatacatgaattataagtaataatgatgaatattagttgaatataattataagataatatgaaactaatttatggtataactacaaatataatatttacatttatacattataaacacaagtccaataataatttatggacgaatatgttttaagtctgtgtaagggattgtgtcaaaagccaagccgtattttcaaatttcgcctaccgttgaaactataaatttgtaaagcggcacgaagcagtcataagttttcaataactgctgaagtgagcgcgggatgtcttcagcattcttataaatatccaagaggcagtctatcaatgtaaatctttgaagattatattggggacagtcaaagaaaatgtgatcaagagtttggatggataaattacagaattgacaagttggagaatctaaaacaccgatcctaaataaatgagcaccactacgagaatgtcccagacgtaaccgacaaattgtggtgtaaaattttctgtgtaagtattttttctttttaacaaacccgggaggagagatttcgtttttaatgtcgGATAATCATTTGCTCTTTGTTTGAACACCTTGTTGCCAATAATTCTGAAAGTCTTGCAAGAATGTACCTTTAAAATGAGACAGTGCATCTGTGTGTGGTATGGGAATGTTCAAAGCAGTATGTATCTGATTACTATTCACAATAGATTTAGCAAGATAATCAGCTTGTTCATTACCTTCCACGCCTATGTGTGAAGGAgtccagaataaaacaatatcttttgttagggataagcattgatatttgtctctaatattgtaaacgatgaaattagttgtaacattacatttaggatattgtaaagcttttaaaacactcatgctatCTGTTATAACAATCCAATTATTATATGACTGTTCTCCAATATATTCTAGAGCAGCATATATGGCAGCACATTCTGCTGTGTATATACTAGCCAAGGTATTTAACCTATGACCAAACCCACTCCGCAGTTGTATGTCATAAACTGCCATAGAGACAGCAGTATTACTTTTAGATCCATCAGTATaaagttggttataattttgccactctgacagcatactatatacctcttccttatattttaatgattcattaataattattttaataggtgtatattttgaattataagaatttaaataacatgaccaaagaatactagaaaatagattatgatcacaagaaaaatgtaacaaatcagaGATGCCTTCTACTTGATAGTAGGAATTATTGTCAGTTCGGTTAACCAAACtgacaataatttaataactatattaatatagtCCTTTATCTTTAATAGGAGTGGATGATTATTAATAGAAGTTAATTTgagaaagaattttgtttgtagatatttgatctaagagctagtgggggaatattacattctacttgtaatgatataataggagtagacctaaaagcgcctgttatgatccttaagcatttattttgtattttttctaatttattcactaatgtaattactccgccataacaaaagaaggcatactcaaaatggctacggactaatgacttatatagtgttagcaagatgcgtgggtctgcaccccaatatgtaccagctaatgatttcagaatattgcaggcctttaatgctcgattttctaatatttcaacatatttgtgccatctaaaattacttaaaaacgtaactcctaaaaactttattgaattatctattgaaatttcctgagtaccatactatatttttgcatctcttattcttatagaatgctttgaaaatattactactttgcTTTTGTCAATACTTACCTCAAGACtattgaaaataaagctccaattttttgagtgctacattaagatctaacacaacatttgataaatttagtcctgaactatacactactagatcatcagcaaattggaggttagaaactctattacccaagacaatatttatttgatttatgtagattataaagagcaatggactcaaaattccgccctgcgatacgcctctatatgaatatcgaggacctattaattggttattgaCTCTAACATAAAGTTTACGACCATGCAAGAAATTGAATATCCAACTATTTTTTCAGGGGCATTTAACGATAGAAGAATGGATGATAATTGTTCTAAaccaacattattaaatgctcctacaacatccaaaaaaacaccagccaatatcttattgtcaatctgggcactatggatgtcaagacataaatgccgtagactctcacaagcagaacgaccacatcgaaatccaaattgattattaggtaagaggttgttactttcaatataaaatattaatctctgttttattaattgttcaaaaattttaccaacacacgagcttagtgtgataggatgatatgaatcagctgaactagaatctttcccatgctttaaaattggaattagacagtctgttttccattcttctggaatagtggagttgttccataggagatttaatatttttagaaacttatttaagttagaagagtttaggagtttaaacattttataggagagccaatccaaaccgcatgcagagtcctttcttgatgatagaccagcttttaattcttcaatagtaaaaggggcaatcataaaagagttggtgctatttaaaggatgattattgtgaatatttgtcaaatttggtactgtatctggagtatatttgtgtaaaaagttggatatccaattattgctagagaaacaattattattagaatataagttcttaaatttcctcatttttgtccaaatctgtttcattggcgttaacctatttatggtggagcaaaaatctgtccaggatttacgatgttcaagtcttaatatacattttttctttgcttgagcttgcttaaaatgaatgtagttttggatattgcaatttgatttgaataacagaTAAGCCTGTTTGCAATCTTCTGCCACTTTAGTACATTGCCCATTCAACCAGGGAAGTTGTCACTTTCTTTTAGGTAgattagtaatattgttacagtggtagttggttttaggtactgaattttctaccgctctaagaattatggaacagaagttattgtaagacttctgtagattacaattatttatttcaaattgttttaacaagtcatttactaagttctcatattggtcccaatttactattttcagattACTGTGTGGAGGAATGTTGGATGGAATTGAAGAAGATTCAGTTTCCGACACTACCATGGAAAATTTGCAAGTGATAGCTGCCCAAAGAGTCCCGATGAACTTGCCATTCACAGCACAGGAATAATGAAGATGATACTATTGTTAGATCTAGTCCATTTTTGTCTCCAAGAATTAGTACCCACTGTAGTTGgttgatcattatttaagagcattaagtgattatcgtccattacatccatgatgtctctacctctagaattggttctattacaaccccaaatggtatggtgagcattaaaatcaccagcaattattagtggttttggaaaactatgcaacagtctattaaatttagatttgtcaaagttaggtacactgttgctaggactataaaagctaacaattgagatgtctttttgtttgtatttaattttgattgctacattttgcaaggagttatcagaaaatgtttctaacttttgaaaataaatgccattt is a window of Leptidea sinapis chromosome 26, ilLepSina1.1, whole genome shotgun sequence DNA encoding:
- the LOC126972439 gene encoding leukocyte receptor cluster member 8 is translated as MSENRSKEPPIQSMSGLPCNNNPWLYGFYNNYHGYQGGMYPQFYNQQQYFPHLGNNSGFPNAMHQFQKDEATNEFGQPQFSKPPPLLGTMPTLDSSNRPFVNQSPIRFNLNNNRKSAPLPANENPLLSNATSNKKKRKKGDNSNVDDYSTLPPLPSLPPPLPPCPPPDDLPKPPPPPPLPLDVPLPPPIATEDIPEPSDEPNRNVEEQQSELKLNEDTTNFLIQSSIQTSAGTWPDSLERYIKRCYEKCKTTFDRDQIDICLKGRIIAAANKDEIWTRNWDEEPIPSVHSERNNLQVKPVQGSLSLYQKDESPQNNKLKQLLAAKAFSAHRTSSQRRRRQHSRSKSRSRSPTKKRHSTSSASGDENEEKKSLKSKSRQKVKDRLSLDHKKPEKYQKKSKKVAYNQFNVDDVPGNAEKLQKRAERFNSSHVPTIASSIQVSRHSDLSPRRPIIQDVEGDYGLHNMHIVGTCFDIEKSFLRLTRAPEACEVRPVSVLRTSLRNVKDKWIDKQDYRYACDQLKSIRQDLTVQGIRDRFTVEVYETHARIALERGDHEEFNQCQTQLKMLYSELPDCKENEAEFTAYRILYFIYTRNTLDLSTIFKFLTKKEKENECIKHALNTRYAWATGNLHRLFILYKTAPLMAGYLMDWFAERERKLYLKYIIKSYRPNVPVDFITRELAFESESKTLEFLSTLSLSFTGSEQTHIDCKGSLPFANSM